Genomic DNA from Oscillatoria salina IIICB1:
AATTTTTCCAAGTCGCAACGACGGTACTCTGGCAAGATTGTAAAGAAATCTTCATACATTTCTAATAAAGAGCCAGGGTTATCCGGATGTACCTGATGGTAGTGAAACAGATAAATGGTTAGTTCTCCATCGGCACCGGGAAAGAGTTCCCAAATCAATTGTCTACCGCGAGAAATATCGCCGTGAGAATGAAGAACATCGCCATAATTAGCATCCCAAACTTGAGGTTCAAAGCCATCAGCAATCACCGCCCCCACAGTCGGACAAACACTATCAAAAGCATGAGAACCATTTAATTGCCAAGCGATCGGCGAAGCAGTACCCATTGCATCCATTAGTAATTTGGCGATCGCCTTCTTCGACTCACCACTGGGCAAATCTACCAACTCAACTGTAACTTGCTCCTCATCAATTTCGGCACGAATAAATTCCGTTTCGTCCCAAATTTCGCCACCTGCTGCCCTTAATTTTTCTCCACAAGCTTTCAGCAATTTTTCAGCATCAATTGCTATATTCAGCACCGTCGGCGTATGTAGCACCGCCGCTTGCAAATGAGGTGGATTATTACGATCGAAAAATTTGCTAAAGCCATCTTTGTACTCGCAGGCGATCGAACTTTCAAACTCACGCTCGGTAAACAAACCTAGATCGATCAAACTTTGAAACTCAGCCCGCGAAATATTCCACTCACGATTCATGCGAGCAAAAGGCAATCGTTCCACAACCAACACCCGATAACCTCGCTGCGCCATTACTGCTGCGTGGATTACACCCAAAGCACCACCAATGTAAATCAAATCGTAACTAGGAACTTGACTTTTTGCCTTGACAAAAGTGTCAGCTTGAGGACTACTAAATATTACCTGTTTCGGCTGCTGAGGATGGCAAACGCTTTCCCGCCAGCGCTTCTCCCACCAATAGACCCGATTAAGGTCATATTCTCCTTTCGGCATCTTTTGGAAAAAATGCACTGTTTTGGGGTAATAAGGAGCCAACGCCGCAAAAATAGATTGGTTAGATAAATCGATTTCTGGCAATTGAGGATATTGTTGCGGGAACCGACTTCTAATCGCCGCAGTCAAATTTTTCCCGATTCTTGTTTCGCCAGGAACAGGTTTTTCTCCCCAGCGAAAAACTTTCAGATAGGTAGTACGTTGAACAGCCCAAACAAAAATCGACAATTGAGGATCGGGAATAGCTTGCGACTGGTTTGAAGTCTTCCGAGGAAATTGCAGTCGAATACCATCAGGCGTCAAAATTTTTTGCCCTTGTTCGGGATGCCATTGTTCTTGTAACCAGGTACGGACCACTTTAGTATCCGGAGTCGGGACTTCTATGTACAGGATTGCTTTCATCTTAGTGTTCTAATTTACTACTCGATTACTGAGAAAGAAGGAGTCAATTGGGGTGAAAGTACGTTAAACTTCCGAGTACGATGATTAAAAACATTTTAAGAAACTTTACATTTTGCTCATTGGTGTAAATTAGTTCGGTGAAATTGTGAATCAGCCATGAATTATCCCATCCCAAGTAACTCTGAAGAAATAATCGCCTTAACAGACAACCCCGTAGACGAAGAACTCATCGCCGCCGCGATCGCAGGCGTGATTCAAATTGCCCGCAATAAAGGACAATCCTTAGAAGACTTAACCGCCGAAGTGCTAACCGAAGATCCCCTTCTAGACGGAGAGCAAAGACGCTGGTTAAGTGATATTGTGACTCAAGCTTGGTTCAGCTTACCGTAAACTTCAACTTCAATCAGATTGTGCGCGAGAACCTCAAAAAATTTATTTTTAGTTTACCCAAATGGGTACGAGAACACCTACTGCCGCTACTGTTAACCATTCGCGTCGGCGGGTTAATCCTCGCAGGTTTTGCCCTTTGGAGTTTTGCCGAGATCGCCGAAGAAATATTAGAACGAGAAAGTTACTTCTTCGACAAGCAAATTCTCCTGGCGATCGCCCAATGGCATAATCCCCTAGCAGATCGAATCGTAGTCGGTTTAACTTATCTTGGTCAACCGACATTTTTATTAATAGTTTGTACGGTTTTAGGTATTGGGCTGTTATTCAACCGCAAGCGATCCGAAGCCACCACCCTCGCGATCGCCGCTTTTGGCGCTGCGGGTTTAAATCTTTTACTTAAAGACTTATTCGCCCGCGATCGCCCGCAACTTTGGGACAGGATCGTCGATGTTAACTTTTATAGCTTTCCTAGCGGTCATGCGATGATCTCAATGGTAATTTACGGCGCGATCGCCTATCTCTTAGCCATTAATTTCCCCAAATGGCGAGTAGCGATCGTAGTTACTGCGGTATTTTTAATCCTGAGTATCGGTTTCACTCGCCTCTATTTAGGCGTTCATTGGCCCACTGATGTGATCGCTGGTTACGCGGCTGGTATCGTTTGGTTAGTTACCTGTATTCTCAGCCTAGAACTTTTCAAAGCCCGTCGCGAGGTAGATCGCGATTAGGTATTGGGGATTAGGGATTAGGGAGAGGGGGAAGACTTGGGAGACTTGGGAGACTTGGGAGACTTGGGAGACTTGGGAGAGGTGGAGGATTAACTGATAACTGTTAACTGTTCACTGTTCACTGTTCACTGTTCACTGAACCCAGTCCCCAGTCCCCAGTCCCCAATCACCAGTCCCCAATCCCCAAAAAACTACTTCTCAATCGTCCAGAAAGGGAAATTCTGACTAGGGTTGATCGTGACACCATCAACACCATTTTGAGCAAAAGCATATTCCTTGTTTTGCCATAAAGGTATATAAGGAACATCTTCAGCCAGAGTTTCTTGAATATCAGCAAAGATTGCTTTTCGGACTTCCGGATCTCGTTCCGATCGCTGTTTATCGATTAACTCATTGATCCTCTCACTATAGTAAAACGAGCCTTGGGTTTGAGAACCTCCTGACTGACAACCTGACTCGGCTGAACCTTCAGCACAATCGAGAAATGGTTGAATATAGTTATCTGGATCTAAGAAATCTGGATACCAATCAACTAAAAATGTCGGATAGATACCTTTAGGGAGATTACTAAAAGCAGTAGCAGACTCGACGCTTTTCGGCACAAATTGAATAATTCCCTCCAATTTTTGCTCCCCATAAGCTTTTAAAGTTGTCGCTACCAAAGAGCGAATTTTTGAGCCAGAAGGATGCCAAACTTCGATAGTAATGGGATTATCAGGAGAATAACCAGCCTCGGTTAATAACTCCTTGGCTTTTTCCACATTCGCATCACCATACTCAGTTTGAAAAGTCGGTTGATAAGCTTCAAAAGAAGTAGGAACCATGCTATAAAGAGGTTCTGCTTGTCCTTGTAATACTCGTTCATTAATTAAAGCGCGATCCATAGTTGCCGCGATCGCCTGACGCACTTCTGGCTGGTCTAAAGGTTCTTGATTCAAATTTAACACCATATAGCTTACCGCAGTTCCCGGTGCTTCGATCGCTTGCCATTGGTCGTTTTCTGCACCTTCTAACAAGCTTTTAATTTGTTCTGGGTCAAAAGATTGATAAGCTACATCTACCGCCCCAGTACGAAAACCATTGAACAAATTAGCCGAATTTCCGGCATAAATTTGCAGATCAACGCCTTCATTAACTGGTTTTTCGCCCCAATAATCAGCAAAAACATCCAAACGAATCGAATCACTGCTATAGTCGGCTAATTTATAAGGACCAGTACCAACAAAAGTATTCGGATTAAACTCTCCTGCACCAATTTGATAAGCTTCTGGTGAAATTGCACTTGTCCCAGGAAAAGCTAACAAAGAGGGAAAAGCAGCAAAAGGCTTTTTCAGCTTAATTGTCAGTTCGTTTTCTCCCGTCGCTTCAACTGATTCTACAGTATCCGCTAAGAGGAAAGATGGTTTACCGCCATTTTCGATAAAGCGTTGCAGCGAAAATGCCATCGCTTCGGCGTTGAAAGGAGTACCATCGTGGAAAGTAACACCAGTGCGTAGCGGTATTTTATAAGTTAAACCATCTTCGCTGACTTCCGGCATTTCCGTCGCTAAACTAGGCTTTAACTCAGTCTCTCCCAACTCATAAGTATAGAGAGTATCGCCGAGATTGTAGATAATATTCAGTCCCGCTAACTCATAACTATCCGCAGGATCGATTGTACGCGGTTTCAACGTTGTCCCGAAAGTAACTCTCGGATTTCCCGCAGTAGAATTAGCACTATCAACCGTTGTTGATGGCTGATTATTGGGGTTACAACCTACTACTAGCGTAAAACAGAGGAAAAACAGCGTAAAAAATTTAGTTAAAGTTCGATTTCGCTTCCAGAAAACAGACAACCTATTGATAATTTGCACTATAGCGCTAGCCTCTAACGTTCAAACTTTGATTTTATCCAAAGGTGGGGATTAGAGATCGGGGAAGATGAAGAGGAATTCGCGATCGCACAATACCATGAAAAGGATCTTGAGGATCTCGCTCATCACGAACCAGTCAGGTTAATCACTTTGCCTCAGAAAAAGAAGTTAAGCTATGATAACGTCCATTGACCTCTCGAAAAATCGCTGTTAAAGAAGTTGTCAAGGGAAATCCAGCAGCAATTGGATGCTTTGGAGGAAATGATTCAGTGAATAATGAGGGGGATACCGAAGCCAGAATTTTGTTTGTCGTTGAAACTCCCTTGGG
This window encodes:
- a CDS encoding phosphatase PAP2 family protein — translated: MRENLKKFIFSLPKWVREHLLPLLLTIRVGGLILAGFALWSFAEIAEEILERESYFFDKQILLAIAQWHNPLADRIVVGLTYLGQPTFLLIVCTVLGIGLLFNRKRSEATTLAIAAFGAAGLNLLLKDLFARDRPQLWDRIVDVNFYSFPSGHAMISMVIYGAIAYLLAINFPKWRVAIVVTAVFLILSIGFTRLYLGVHWPTDVIAGYAAGIVWLVTCILSLELFKARREVDRD
- a CDS encoding ABC transporter substrate-binding protein; amino-acid sequence: MQIINRLSVFWKRNRTLTKFFTLFFLCFTLVVGCNPNNQPSTTVDSANSTAGNPRVTFGTTLKPRTIDPADSYELAGLNIIYNLGDTLYTYELGETELKPSLATEMPEVSEDGLTYKIPLRTGVTFHDGTPFNAEAMAFSLQRFIENGGKPSFLLADTVESVEATGENELTIKLKKPFAAFPSLLAFPGTSAISPEAYQIGAGEFNPNTFVGTGPYKLADYSSDSIRLDVFADYWGEKPVNEGVDLQIYAGNSANLFNGFRTGAVDVAYQSFDPEQIKSLLEGAENDQWQAIEAPGTAVSYMVLNLNQEPLDQPEVRQAIAATMDRALINERVLQGQAEPLYSMVPTSFEAYQPTFQTEYGDANVEKAKELLTEAGYSPDNPITIEVWHPSGSKIRSLVATTLKAYGEQKLEGIIQFVPKSVESATAFSNLPKGIYPTFLVDWYPDFLDPDNYIQPFLDCAEGSAESGCQSGGSQTQGSFYYSERINELIDKQRSERDPEVRKAIFADIQETLAEDVPYIPLWQNKEYAFAQNGVDGVTINPSQNFPFWTIEK
- a CDS encoding NAD(P)/FAD-dependent oxidoreductase, whose product is MKAILYIEVPTPDTKVVRTWLQEQWHPEQGQKILTPDGIRLQFPRKTSNQSQAIPDPQLSIFVWAVQRTTYLKVFRWGEKPVPGETRIGKNLTAAIRSRFPQQYPQLPEIDLSNQSIFAALAPYYPKTVHFFQKMPKGEYDLNRVYWWEKRWRESVCHPQQPKQVIFSSPQADTFVKAKSQVPSYDLIYIGGALGVIHAAVMAQRGYRVLVVERLPFARMNREWNISRAEFQSLIDLGLFTEREFESSIACEYKDGFSKFFDRNNPPHLQAAVLHTPTVLNIAIDAEKLLKACGEKLRAAGGEIWDETEFIRAEIDEEQVTVELVDLPSGESKKAIAKLLMDAMGTASPIAWQLNGSHAFDSVCPTVGAVIADGFEPQVWDANYGDVLHSHGDISRGRQLIWELFPGADGELTIYLFHYHQVHPDNPGSLLEMYEDFFTILPEYRRCDLEKLVWKKPTFGYIPGHFSVNSRSRTVAFDRLLAIGDAASLQSPLVFTGFGSLIRNLERLTNLLDTAIKHDLLKAEHLNQIRAYQSNIAVTWLFSKGMMVPTGYTLPPQRINSMLNTFFGLLAEEPPEVANTFIKDKTDWLTFNRLALKAARKNPTLLWWIWEMAGTNDFLRWLGSYLSFTFDSLISWLLMGWFPGLLRQFQPQLEKHYPGLWLRLLSFSYALTAGIGRPPSPGFTGEEKFSAVEELAGKNRRTCEARRRSHR
- a CDS encoding OsmC family protein; this encodes MNYPIPSNSEEIIALTDNPVDEELIAAAIAGVIQIARNKGQSLEDLTAEVLTEDPLLDGEQRRWLSDIVTQAWFSLP